A single Struthio camelus isolate bStrCam1 chromosome 6, bStrCam1.hap1, whole genome shotgun sequence DNA region contains:
- the INSIG2 gene encoding insulin-induced gene 2 protein: protein MAENDAMPALPKKCGPYISSVTSHGMNLVIRGIVLFFIGVFLALVLNLLQIQRNVTLFPPDVITSIFSSAWWVPPCCGTASAAIGLLYPCMDRHLGEPHKFKREWSSVMRCVAVFVGINHASAKVDFANNIQLSLTLAALSIGLWWTFDRSRSGFGLGIGIAFLATLVSQLLVYNGVYQYTSPDFLYVRSWLPCIFFAGGITMGNIGRQLAMYECKVIAEKSHED from the exons ATGGCAGAAAATGATGCAATGCCAGCCTTACCAAAAAAGTGCGGTCCATACATTTCGTCAGTAACCAGTCATGGCATGAATTTGGTAATTCGTGGAATAGTGCTGTTTTTTATTGGCGTATTCCTTGCATTAGTATTAAACTTGCTTCAGATCCAGAGAAATGTTACTCTCTTCCCCCCTGATGTGATCACAAGCATCTTCTCCTCAGCTTGGTGGGTACCACCTTGCTGTGGCACAGCATCAG CTGCAATTGGGTTATTGTACCCATGCATGGACAGACATCTGGGAGAACCACACAAATTTAAGAGAGAGTGGTCCAGTGTAATGCGATGTGTAGCAGTCTTTGTGGGTATAAATCATGCCAGTGCT AAAGTGGACTTTGCCAACAATATCCAGTTGTCTCTCACATTAGCAGCCCTGTCAATTGGGCTCTGGTGGACATTTGATAGATCACGAAGTGGCTTTGGTCTTGGAATAGGAATTGCTTTCCTGGCTACATTGGTGTCACAGCTTCTGGTCTACAATGGAGTTTATCA ATACACGTCTCCAGATTTCCTTTATGTTCGTTCCTGGCTGCCATGTATATTTTTTGCTGGTGGAATAACTATGGGCAATATTGGCAGGCAACTGGCAATG TATGAATGCAAAGTCATCGCAGAGAAGTCTCATGAGGACTGA